The following are encoded in a window of Nitrososphaerales archaeon genomic DNA:
- a CDS encoding aldo/keto reductase, producing MIKGFATKEGTARFKSRHEKSVAEGHFRLINGLYLTSVGMGTYLGEADVNTDQMVSDAVKLSIQTGAFNVIDTAINYRSQKSERSVGRALKELIDSGAIQRDEVFVSTKNGYITNDADVPMEFWSYIQNTLIRTGVIKPDDISSGYHCMNIPYLSDQLERSRRNLGLECIDLMYLHNSVEGQVHDVGIIKFIEMLKEAFQFYEEKVKEGKIRYYGMATWNCFRVDKSDMEYLNLKNVVNIAKEVGGEKHSFRFVQLPFNIVMSEALTNKNQEVDGETVSFIEAARKLEIYVFTSVPLLQGRLMSNNTISKFSSIISPALRCLQFARSSGVIPLVGQKRMEHVQENIQIAKMPPIGKSEFRVLLANLSRYNTEI from the coding sequence ATGATTAAAGGTTTTGCTACCAAGGAAGGAACTGCCAGGTTCAAGAGCAGGCATGAAAAATCAGTAGCGGAAGGTCACTTCCGTCTAATTAATGGGCTTTACCTTACCAGCGTTGGAATGGGAACTTACCTAGGAGAGGCCGATGTCAATACCGATCAAATGGTATCTGATGCTGTAAAACTATCCATTCAAACTGGAGCGTTCAATGTTATTGATACTGCTATCAATTACAGATCTCAAAAATCAGAGCGGTCAGTAGGCAGAGCTTTGAAGGAACTTATCGATTCTGGGGCAATTCAACGTGATGAGGTTTTCGTCAGTACAAAGAACGGATACATAACGAATGATGCTGATGTACCCATGGAATTTTGGAGTTATATTCAAAATACGCTCATCAGGACTGGTGTTATAAAACCAGATGACATATCTTCAGGGTATCATTGTATGAACATACCGTATCTTTCGGATCAATTGGAAAGAAGCAGAAGAAACCTGGGCTTGGAATGTATCGATCTAATGTATCTACATAATTCGGTAGAGGGACAGGTGCATGACGTTGGCATTATCAAGTTCATTGAGATGCTGAAAGAAGCGTTCCAGTTTTATGAGGAGAAAGTTAAGGAAGGTAAGATAAGATACTATGGGATGGCAACTTGGAATTGCTTCAGGGTTGACAAGAGCGATATGGAATATCTGAATTTGAAAAATGTTGTGAATATTGCTAAAGAGGTGGGAGGGGAGAAGCACAGTTTCCGATTTGTGCAGTTACCATTCAACATTGTTATGAGTGAAGCGTTAACTAATAAAAATCAAGAGGTTGATGGTGAGACTGTTTCTTTTATTGAGGCTGCGCGCAAACTTGAGATATATGTCTTTACAAGCGTGCCTCTGCTTCAGGGGCGGTTAATGAGTAATAATACAATATCAAAGTTTTCCAGTATAATTTCGCCAGCGCTTAGATGTTTGCAGTTTGCTAGGTCAAGTGGTGTAATTCCACTCGTAGGACAGAAGAGAATGGAGCATGTGCAAGAAAATATACAGATAGCAAAGATGCCTCCTATAGGGAAAAGTGAGTTTAGAGTTCTACTCGCAAATTTGTCTAGGTATAATACTGAAATCTAG